In Scatophagus argus isolate fScaArg1 chromosome 14, fScaArg1.pri, whole genome shotgun sequence, the following proteins share a genomic window:
- the slc12a9 gene encoding solute carrier family 12 member 9 has product MSNERTPLITSGVCGLTVTAAACGTESEATPESGHGTPSKEPRKLNTFFGVMVPTILSMFSIILFLRTGFVVGHAGLLQGLLMLIVAYTIVSLTILSICAISTNGAIQGGGAYYMISRSLGPEFGGSIGLMFFLAKVCACGEYVLGLVEAILDIFGSDPESSESGGVHVLPQGYWYTVLYSSVVLLLCLIVCLVGAHIYSRTAFVILLVITVSLLSIFISSVAVKPRDFVITHQGPGNQTVRFNASYTGFSANTLRNNLGSGYALDYSTNSVMSFATVFAVMFTSCTGIMAGANMSGELKTPSVSIPKGTIIAVFYTFTVYVLLFILISATCDRTLLIEDYGFLQKINIWPPFVTIGIYCASLSAAMCAMIGASRILHALALDQLFGLPLAPAAITSSSGNPWVAVLYTWALAQCVVFAGQLNAIASLVTVFYLLAYAAVDLACLALEWASAPNFRPTFQLFSWHTCLLGILSCLVMMFVINPVYSSGSIVLLLLLLLFLHYRSPTSSWGYISQALIFHQVRKYLLMLDVRKDHVKFWRPQVLLMVANPRSSCQLILFVNQLKKGGLFVLGHVQLGDLDTLPSDPVQQQYNFWLSLVDKLGVKAFVDLTLSHSVRQGTQHLLRITGLGGMKPNMLVLGFYDSCTPEDFFLQDTAFCDSSVGQSTEGEYNFGVDLPSLQAHFPPVRDVESPRWLSPEEYVGIISDTIKMNKNVCLARYFFQLEGEGKDSKVDGSERTIDVWPLNLFQPGSSDYQDVCSLFLLQMACVLNMSNKWRHARMRIFLNVETESSDQGWVVNEETFRELLRKLRIRASIKIVPWDTVVRHHAHLEEEPAQILSEDFLSAVNCMLMEHSSQAAVRFLYLPRPPSHHSQSQQYLAEVEAVTNSLGPTLLIHGVTPVTCTEL; this is encoded by the exons ATGTCAAACGAGCGCACCCCTCTGATCACCTCAGGGGTATGTGGTCTGACTGTGACTGCAGCCGCATGCGGCACCGAGTCGGAGGCCACCCCTGAATCCGGCCATGGGACTCCGAGTAAAGAGCCTCGAAAACTAAACACTTTTTTTGGGGTGATGGTGCCCACCATCCTCTCCATGTTCAGCATCATACTGTTCCTGAGAACAG GCTTTGTGGTGGGTCACGCAGGACTGTTACAGGGTCTTTTAATGCTGATTGTAGCCTACACCATCGTATCTCTCACAATACTCTCCATCTGTGCCATTTCCACCAACGGTGCCATACAAGGAGGTGGAGCCTACT ACATGATAAGTCGGTCCCTGGGTCCTGAGTTTGGAGGAAGCATTGGTTTGATGTTTTTCCTGGccaaagtgtgtgcatgtggagaGTATGTCCTTGGTCTCGTGGAGGCGATACTCGACATATTTGGCTCTGATCCTG AGTCATCTGAGTCCGGGGGAGTTCATGTGCTTCCTCAGGGCTACTGGTACACAGTGCTGTACTCCTCAGTAGTCCTCCTGCTGTGTCTAATTGTGTGTCTGGTAGGCGCCCACATCTACTCCCGCACCGCCTTCGTCATCCTGCTGGTGATCACTGTCTCCTTGCTGTCCATCTTCATCAGTTCAGTGGCGGTCAAGCCTCGTGATTTTGTCATCACCCACCAGGGACCTGGTAATCAGACTGTCCGCTTCAACGCCAGCTACACGGGCTTCAGTGCCAACACTCTGAGGAACAACCTGGGCT CTGGTTATGCTTTGGACTACAGCACCAACTCTGTCATGTCTTTTGCCACCGTGTTTGCCGTCATGTTCACCAGCTGCACTGGCATCATGGCGGGAGCCAACATGTCAG GCGAGCTGAAGACTCCGAGTGTTTCCATCCCCAAAGGCACCATCATAGCCGTCTTTTACACTTTCACAGTCTacgtcctcctcttcatcttgaTCAGCGCGACTTGCGACAG AACCCTGTTGATTGAAGATTATGGGTTCCTTCAGAAGATAAACATCTGGCCTCCATTCGTCACCATTGGAATATACTGCGCCTCTCTGTCAGCGGCCATGTGCGCTATGATTGGAGCGTCCCGTATCCTCCACGCTCTCGCCCTGGATCAACTCTTTG GTTTGCCCTTAGCACCAGCTGCCATCACATCAAGCTCGGGGAATCCGTGGGTGGCAGTCCTGTACACCTGGGCTCTGGCACAG tGTGTCGTGTTTGCAGGCCAGCTCAATGCCATAGCAAGTTTGGTGACTGTTTTCTACTTGCTTGCCTACGCTGCGGTTGACCTGGCCTGTCTGGCTCTTGAGTGGGCGTCGGCTCCAAAtttcag gCCGACCTTTCAGCTCTTCTCCTGGCACACCTGCCTGCTGGGGATCCTGAGTTGTTTAGTGATGATGTTCGTCATCAACCCCGTGTACTCCTCAGGCAGCATCGTCCTcctgttactgctgctgcttttcctccacTACAGATCACCCACCAGCAGCTGGGGCTACATAAGCCAGGCTCTCATTTTCCATCAG GTGCGTAAATATCTGTTGATGTTGGATGTGAGGAAAGACCATGTGAAGTTCTGGAGGCCGCAGGTGTTGTTAATGGTGGCCAACCCTCGTTCCTCGTGTCAGCTCATCCTGTTTGTCAACCAGCTGAAGAAGGGAGGGCTGTTTGTGCTGGGTCACGTGCAGCTGGGAGATCTGG ATACCCTGCCTTCTGACCCGGTCCAGCAGCAGTACAACTTCTGGTTGAGTCTGGTTGATAAACTCGGGGTGAAGGCCTTCGTAGACCTGACGCTGTCTCACTCCGTCAGACAGGGAACACAGCATCTGCTGCGCATCACGGGCCTAG GCGGCATGAAGCCAAACATGCTGGTCCTGGGTTTCTATGACAGCTGCACTCCTGAGGATTTCTTCCTACAAGATACCGCTTTCTGTGACTCCTCAGTGGGACAAAGCACTGAGGGTGAGTATAATTTTGGGGTTGATCTGCCTTCGTTACAGGCCCATTTCCCTCCTGTCCGAGATGTTGAGAGCCCACGATGGCTGTCACCAGAGGAGTATGTAGGGATCATTTCTGACaccattaaaatgaacaagaacgTCTGCCTCGCTCGCTATTTCTTCCAGTTAGAGGGGGAGGGTAAAGACAGCAAGGTCGACGGGTCAGAGCGGACTATAGATGTCTGGCCTCTAAACTTGTTCCAGCCAGGCAGCAGTGATTATCAGGATGTGTGCAGCCTCTTTCTGCTGCAGATGGCCTGTGTGCTCAACATGTCCAACAAGTGGCGCCATGCAAGAATGAGAATCTTCCTGAACGTGGAGACTGAGTCCAGTGACCAGGGCTGGGTGGTAAACGAAGAGACGTTTCGAGAGttgctgaggaagctgagaaTCAGAGCGTCGATAAAGATTGTGCCGTGGGACACAGTGGTGCGGCACCACGCTCATTTGGAAGAGGAACCAGCGCAAATTTTGTCCGAGGACTTCCTGTCGGCGGTGAACTGCATGTTGATGGAGCACAGCTCGCAAGCTGCTGTTCGCTTCCTGTATTTGCCGCGACCTCCTTCTCATCACAGCCAGTCACAGCAGTACTTGGCTGAGGTGGAAGCAGTGACCAATAGTTTAGGGCCAACGCTCCTGATTCACGGTGTCACCCCTGTCACATGCACTGAGCTTTGA
- the hsd20b2 gene encoding hydroxysteroid (20-beta) dehydrogenase 2, whose product MSFTDVLAITGGFTVVFHLLKLAWRCWCGFRQFVLSELWQVDIRAYGKWAVVTGATSGIGRAYATELARRGLDVVLVSRSDVKLQMVAKEIEDQYGRQTRTIQVDFTEGHSIYPTVAKELQGLEIGVLVNNVGMTCSDNFAYFLEIPDAEQKITQIVNCNMLSVPQMTRLVLPGMVERGTGLIINISSEVGIRPQPLLSLYSATKIFVIYFSKCLHAEYKSKGIIVQCVTPFLVSTNMTKNITVNCFVKSASGFAREALNTVGHSSYTSGCLSHALQSMALTILLPDWLRTSSVLIRKLQSRAQVSRACREKEKLSEKEE is encoded by the exons ATGTCATTCACTGACGTACTGGCCATCACTGGGGGATTCACTGTTGTCTTCCACCTGCTCAAACTTGCCTGGAGATGCTGGTGTGGATtcagacagtttgttttgtctgagctTTGGCAAGTGGATATAAGGGCTTATGGGAAATGGGCAG TTGTCACTGGTGCCACATCTGGCATTGGTAGAGCTTACGCTACTGAG CTGGCACGAAGAGGCCTGGATGTTGTTTTGGTAAGCAGATCTGATGTTAAACTTCAGATGGTTGCCAAAGAGATAG agGATCAGTATGGACGACAGACCCGCACCATCCAAGTGGACTTCACAGAAGGCCACAGTATCTACCCTACTGTGGCCAAAGAACTACAGGGACTGGAGATTGGAGTTCTGG TTAACAATGTAGGAATGACGTGTTCTGATAATTTTGCCTATTTCCTGGAAATACCAGATGCTGAACAG AAAATCACTCAGATTGTGAATTGTAACATGCTGTCAGTCCCTCAG aTGACTAGACTGGTTCTTCCAGGCATGGTTGAAAG GGGGACAGGACTGATCATCAATATCTCCTCTGAAGTGGGCATCCGTCCACAGCCTTTGCTTTCCCTGTATTCTGCCACAAAG atttttgtcatATATTTCTCTAAGTGTCTGCATGCTGAATACAAGTCGAAGGGAATTATTGTGCAG TGTGTCACCCCTTTTCTGGTGTCCAccaacatgacaaaaaacataacagtCAACTGCTTTGTGAAGAGTGCTTCAGGGTTTGCCCGGGAGGCCTTGAACACTGTGGGTCACTCCAGCTACACCAGCGGCTGTCTGTCCCACGCGCTCCAG AGCATGGCACTAACAATACTCCTGCCGGACTGGCTTCGTACGTCCTCTGTCCTCATCAGAAAGCTACAAAGCCGGGCACAAGTCAGCAGAGCGTGCAGGGAAAAGGAGAAGCTCAGTGAAAAGGAGGAGTAG
- the gucy2d gene encoding retinal guanylyl cyclase 1 codes for MANHRDPRFLHNLSYHPRWQHDSVKMKRKRPMRTIATKSCSGYSLFKSIAASSSLSLSSKPQLPSSPVQRSRSWWGNWFLLPLLMVSFLPCQAWATTFKVALVGPWTCDLLYSKALPDLAARLATTRINKDPYLNKGYWYDYTLINEDCKSSRALARFAELEGYGAAFLGPANPGYCSSAALYAKEWDAGILSWACLKPNMKKGPMYPTFLRPLPLSSHVLFTVLRFFRWAHVAIISEETDVWEATGQELASSLRALGLPVRPVVTMTGDKDGPRRALTKVRETDRVRVVIMCMPSVLLGGQSQYQLLTTALAMRMIDRGYIFIPYDALLYALPYKNAHYYSLGNDTKLRKAFDGVLTITMDSGERNFHEAFRDAQNSYEIRSSTPPEEVSPFFGTIYNMMYYTAMAAEQGRASGGRWVSGQILGDSQGGFEFEGFNQPLRAGRNGKGMQARYVVLDYSGMGTSLYSTHVLEATHTDGSTGGLKYLGRSIHFAGSTPYTDSSCWFSPYFACSGGLDTVTLFFLFLFFISLAGIAINVFIHFKKHGRVGFNFGEGSSGSTKVVLTLDDLIFINTQISKRRLNDESILRSQLDMKTPHHSVSGRSYLASTPDSSNVAVFEGDWVWLKKCPSGAVSGVNSSTEYVFVKLRDMRHENINLFLGLFFDSGIFGVVTEHCSRGSLEDLLSNEEVRLDWMFKSSLLMDLIRAMKYLHNREIIHGRLKSRNCVVDGRFVLKVTDYGFNEILSFQNIDIEDEKPEDLLWTAPELLRNTALRKKGTFLGDVYSFSIVAQEVISRSSPFCMLDMPPKEIISKVKEPPPLCRPIMSVDEAPVDVIQVLKQAWSEEPERRPTFEEIFKQFKNITKGKKINIIDSMLRMLEQYSSNLEDLIRERTEELEVERQKTDKLVAAMLPKSVAQALKTGKPVKPEHFNEVTLYFSDIVGFTTISALSEPIEVVDLLNDLYTLFDAIIGLHDVYKVETIGDAYMVASGVPNRNGNRHAAEMANMSLDILHCIGTFKMRHMPELKVRIRIGLHSGPVVAGVVGLTMPRYCLFGDTVNTASRMESTGLPYRIHVNQSTVDVLNSLKLGYKIQVRGMTELKGKGIENTYWLVGREDFNKPLPIPPDLQGGSNHGIALEEIPVDRRQKFLDRQKKMG; via the exons ATGGCAAATCATAGAGACCCTCGCTTTCTGCACAACCTGTCCTACCACCCACGATGGCAGCACGACTCAgttaaaatgaagagaaaaagaccTATGCGCACAATAGCTACAAAGAGTTGTAGTGGGTATAGTCTGTTTAAATCAATAGCAGCTTCATCATCGTTGTCATTGTCATCAAAACCACAGTTGCCATCATCCCCTGTGCAACGCTCCAGGAGCTGGTGGGGGAACTGGTTTCTTCTGCCCTTACTTATGGTCTCATTTCTGCCCTGTCAAGCCTGGGCAACCACTTTCAAGGTGGCGTTAGTTGGACCCTGGACATGTGACCTCTTATACTCAAAAGCCCTCCCTGACTTGGCAGCCCGCCTTGCCACCACCCGCATAAACAAGGACCCCTACCTCAACAAAGGCTACTGGTATGACTACACGTTGATCAATGAGGACTGCAAGTCCTCCCGTGCACTTGCGCGCTTTGCTGAGCTAGAAGGTTATGGTGCTGCTTTCTTGGGCCCTGCCAACCCAGGCTACTGCTCCTCAGCTGCTTTGTATGCAAAAGAGTGGGATGCTGGGATTCTTTCTTGGGCTTGCCTCAAACCCAACATGAAAAAAGGACCGATGTATCCCACTTTTCTGCGCCCGCTGCCACTGTCCTCCCATGTACTTTTCACTGTGTTGAGGTTCTTTCGTTGGGCCCATGTAGCCATAATCTCAGAGGAGACAGATGTGTGGGAAGCCACAGGACAGGAGCTGGCCTCGTCACTGAGGGCCCTTGGCCTGCCTGTCAGACCTGTGGTCACTATGACGGGTGATAAGGACGGGCCACGAAGAGCCTTGACCAAAGTGCGGGAAACAGACCGAGTTAGAG TGGTCATTATGTGCATGCCTTCTGTCCTGCTTGGTGGTCAGTCTCAGTACCAACTTCTAACAACAGCCTTGGCCATGCGTATGATTGACCGTGGCTATATCTTCATCCCCTATGACGCCCTCCTCTATGCACTACCCTACAAGAATGCACACTACTATTCACTAGGCAATGACACCAAGCTGCGGAAAGCTTTCGACGGGGTCCTCACCATCACTATGGACTCTGGAGAACGCAATTTCCACGAGGCCTTCAGAGATGCTCAGAATAGCTATGAAATCCGCAGCAGCACTCCACCTGAGGAG GTTTCTCCATTTTTTGGCACCATCTACAACATGATGTACTACACAGCTATGGCTGCTGAGCAGGGCCGTGCCAGTGGAGGCCGTTGGGTATCTGGTCAGATCCTGGGTGACAGCCAGGGAGGCTTTGAGTTTGAAGGCTTCAATCAGCCCTTGAGGGCTGGCAGGAACGGTAAAGGCATGCAGGCTCGCTATGTAGTGCTGGACTACAGTGGCATGGGCACATCTCTCTACTCCACTCACGTTCTGGAGGCCACTCACACAGACGGTTCTACTGGGGGCTTGAAATATCTTGGCCGTTCAATCCATTTCGCAGGCAGTACTCCCTACACAGACTCAAGCTGCTGGTTTAGCCCCTACTTTGCCTGTAGTGGAG GCTTGGATACAGtcactctcttctttcttttccttttcttcatttcactgGCCGGAATTGCAATTAATGTCTTTATTCATTTCAA gAAACATGGCCGAGTTGGATTCAACTTTGGAGAAGGTAGCAGTGGATCCACAAAGGTAGTCCTGACCCTGGATGACCTGATCTTCATCAACACTCAAATCAGCAAGCGG AGGCTCAATGATGAAAGTATCTTGAGAAGTCAGCTGGATATGAAGACGCCTCACCACTCAGTGTCTGGCCGCAGCTACTTGGCCTCCACACCAGACAGCTCCAATGTTGCCGTGTTTGAG GGTGACTGGGTTTGGTTAAAGAAATGCCCCAGTGGAGCAGTATCAGGcgtcaacagcagcacagagtaTGTCTTTGTCAAG CTTAGAGACATGAGGCATGAGAATATCAATCTGTTCCTGGGACTGTTCTTCGACTCTGGGATTTTTGGTGTAGTGACCGAGCACTGCTCCAGGGGCAGCTTGGAGGATCTTCTCAGCAATGAAGAAGTGCGTCTTGACTGGATGTTCAAGTCTTCCCTGTTAATGGATCTGATTCGA GCAATGAAGTATCTGCACAATCGTGAAATCATCCATGGACGCCTGAAATCCCGTAACTGTGTGGTAGACGGACGCTTTGTGTTGAAGGTGACAGATTATGGGTTCAATGAGATTTTGTCTTTCCAGAACATTGACATTGAAGACGAAAAACCTGAGG ATTTGCTTTGGACGGCACCTGAGCTGCTGCGAAATACTGCTTTGAGGAAGAAGGGCACTTTCTTGGGAGATGTCTACAGCTTCTCCATCGTTGCACAGGAGGTCATCAGTCGCTCTTCACCTTTCTGCATGCTGGACATGCCTCCCAAGG AGATTATCAGCAAGGTCAAAGAGCCTCCTCCGTTGTGTCGGCCCATTATGTCAGTAGACGAGGCTCCGGTAGATGTGATACAGGTTTTGAAACAGGCCTGGAGTGAAGAGCCTGAGAGGAGACCCACCTTTGAGGAGATCTTCAAACAG TTCAAGAACATCACCAAGGGGAAGAAGATCAACATTATCGACTCCATGCTGCGCATGCTGGAGCAGTACTCATCCAACTTGGAGGATCTGATTAGGGAGCGgacagaggagctggaggtggagagacagaagacagacaaactgGTGGCTGCAATGTTGCCTAA GTCTGTGGCCCAGGCGCTGAAGACAGGCAAACCCGTCAAACCTGAGCATTTCAATGAGGTCACACTGTACTTCAGTGACATTGTGGGCTTCACCACAATCTCAGCTCTCAGCGAACCCATTGAGGTGGTCGACTTACTCAACGACCTCTACACACTCTTTGATGCCATCATTGGACTGCATGATGTATACAAA GTAGAAACTATTGGAGATGCCTACATGGTAGCCTCAGGAGTCCCCAATAGGAATGGCAACCGTCATGCAGCTGAGATGGCCAATATGTCTCTGGACATTCTTCACTGCATTGGGACCTTCAAGATGAGGCACATGCCTGAACTCAAAGTCAGGATCCGTATTGGCCTGCACTCTG GCCCAGTGGTAGCAGGAGTGGTGGGTCTTACGATGCCTCGGTACTGTCTTTTTGGGGACACTGTCAACACAGCATCTCGAATGGAATCCACGGGCTTGC CTTACAGAATCCATGTGAACCAAAGCACGGTTGATGTCCTGAACAGCTTGAAGTTGGGATACAAGATTCAAGTCAGAGGCATGACAGAGTTAAAg GGAAAAGGAATTGAGAACACATATTGGTTGGTAGGAAGGGAGGATTTCAACAAACCTCTGCCTATACCTCCTGACCTTCAAGG GGGAAGCAACCATGGTATAGCTTTAGAGGAGATACCTgttgacagaagacaaaaattCCTGGATCGACAGAAGAAGATGGGCTAA